A segment of the Streptomyces sp. Tu 2975 genome:
CGGTACCCCAGCGCCACGGCCTGGAGCCAGGCTCCGTGTGTGGCCGGGTGGTTGCTGGGGGCCACGACACCGAAGACCGAACCGCGGCGCACCCAGCGGGCCGTGCGGCCGGCGCCGACGGGGCACTGTTTCGCCACGACGTCGCCGAGCAGCCCGCAGTCGTCCCGCATCCGACCGAGGGTCTGGCGAGCCACCCGGATCGGCACGCCGGAGACGAGTGCCTGGACGCGGCAGTACTCCTCCGGGGTCTGTCCGCCCAGGGTGGCCTCGGCGAACCGGCGGCCCGCGTCGGCCAGCACCGCGAGGCGCTCGTCTCGTGCCATCCGCGGTGCTTCGCGCATGCGCTTGACCGTGAGTCCGGTCACCAGGGCGGGAGCTTCGTGGACGGTCGCGAGAGGGACGCCGTTCACGCCGTGCAGGACACGCGTGTCGCGGGAATTCCGCTCCTCCCCGTCACGGAGCACGGGTATGGACAACACGTCAGACCAACTCCTCTGATGCCGACCAGGAAAGGGGACGGGAATCATCCGAGAGCCGGGTCGTGACCCGGAACCGGGTGCGCTCCTGGACGTCATGGCCCATCGAATAGCGGATTCCGGTCGTCCGGATCGCCTGCGGAGGGAAACCCTCCAGATATACGTCGGCTTCGCGATGTCCATGGAGGGCGTCGAGTCTTTCCTGCAAAACCTCAGTGCGCTCGGCAATCAACACTTCGAAGCCGCGCGCGGACGCGCGCGCTGCCGGAAGTTCCGGGCACGCCCGGAGACCCGGTGCCCGCCGGAACGTATCCGCCTTGACGACGACTCGGTCGCTCTCGCCGATGTCCTGTAATCGAGCCCCGAGCCGATTCAGCGCCGCTTCTATTTCTTCGTCGACGGCGGCAGCCGTTCGGCTCCCTACCTCTTCAAGACAAACGGCTGTCAGTTTTCCAGCCATGTGAACCCCCTTGTGTGCGTGTTCCGCCGAGGGCGTCAGACCGGCCACCCGTCGAACACCACAGCGCGCGCCGGAGCAGCTTCCACTCCGGAAATCTTGACCGGGAGCGCCATCAGATGAGCGACCTGGCTGGTGATCCGGTCAAGGTTCTGGATGTTCTCCAGGATCGGGATGTTGGCGGCCAGAAGCCGCCGGTGCACCTGCCCACTACGGTCGTCCGGCCGCTCGGTGATGCAGTCCATGCCCACGAGGGCGACGTCGTTCTCGACCATCCAGTCCGCCGAGGACAGGGTGAGATAGGGCGGTTTGTCCCAGTAGTCCTCGCGGCCCAGGTACCGGTTCGGGTGGTCGGTACGGATCAGCAGGCGATCGCCGGCCTGCCATACGTCGCGGACCGCCTTCTCCAGTTCGTCGCCGGTGACGGGGTCGAGGTCGCGGTGGTCGGAGAGGTCCGCGATGACCACCCGGCCGACGAAGGTCTCCAGCGGGACCTCGTCGATTTTCGCGCCGTTCTCGTAGAAGTGGAATCCCGATTCCACATGAGTCCCGTTGTGCGGGAAAATCTGCAGGTCGGAGAAGGTCCGACCGACACCGGC
Coding sequences within it:
- a CDS encoding cyclase family protein — its product is MKMVDISQGWYEGMPSYNASWYPKFGIRKAMSPETDPAGVGRTFSDLQIFPHNGTHVESGFHFYENGAKIDEVPLETFVGRVVIADLSDHRDLDPVTGDELEKAVRDVWQAGDRLLIRTDHPNRYLGREDYWDKPPYLTLSSADWMVENDVALVGMDCITERPDDRSGQVHRRLLAANIPILENIQNLDRITSQVAHLMALPVKISGVEAAPARAVVFDGWPV